A window from Gossypium raimondii isolate GPD5lz chromosome 7, ASM2569854v1, whole genome shotgun sequence encodes these proteins:
- the LOC105768290 gene encoding uncharacterized protein LOC105768290 isoform X2 — protein MAVSSSLILSPLHFNFIANNKDINKNLSFLSANPLIFNISSKPTNINKGSSIVLCSYKSGSGLTAEDKRVLRERYGFDPNEYISEAKNERIKEGKKQGKGKEVVAEEEAKVHRTTHKLLQVLGGKAKRKKLLSPKGMDVRPMMEVVKGAAFDILQAADGCPASLRPGRWLDLYSGTGSVGIEAISRGCSEAHFVEMDPWVVSNVLRPNLEWTGFLDASVIHPVRVETFLEQADRFAGNGPFDYISVTPPYTQVDYGMLMSQISKSPLVGENTFIWNIL, from the exons ATGGCTGTTTCATCCTCTCTAATTCTCTCTCCATTACACTTCAACTTCATCGCTAACAACAAAGACATCAACAAAAACCTCTCTTTTCTATCTGCAAATCCTCTTATCTTCAACATCTCCTCCAAACCCACCAACATCAATAAGGGCTCCTCCATTGTCCTCTGTTCTTACA AATCTGGAAGTGGTTTGACAGCTGAAGACAAGCGAGTTTTGCGTGAAAGATATGGTTTTGATCCCAATGAGTACATCTCTGAGGCAAAg AATGAAAGGATAAAGGAAGGGAAAAAgcaaggaaaaggaaaggaagtAGTAGCAGAGGAGGAAGCTAAGGTCCATAGAACCACTCATAAGTTGCTTCAG GTTCTCGGAGGAAAGGCTAAAAGAAAGAAGTTGCTCTCACCTAAAGGCATGGATGTTAGACCAATGATGGAAGTTGTAAAAGGTGCTGCCTTTGATATACTGCAG GCAGCTGATGGCTGTCCTGCCTCTTTACGCCCGGGTCGCTGGTTAGACCTTTACAGTGGTACAGGCTCTGTCGGTATTGAAGCTATCAGCCGAGGATGTTCTGAG GCGCATTTTGTTGAGATGGATCCTTGGGTTGTTTCAAATGTTCTGCGACCAAACCTGGAATGGACTGGATTTCTTGATGCCTCAGTTATACATCCTGTTCGTGTCGAAACTTTCTTAGAACAGGCAGACCGATTTGCAG gtAATGGACCATTTGATTACATTAGTGTAACACCTCCATACACACAAGTTGATTATGGAATGCTAATGTCTCAAATTTCGAAGTCACCTCTTGTTGGAGAAAACACCTTTATT TGGAATATCCTTTGA
- the LOC105768290 gene encoding uncharacterized protein LOC105768290 isoform X1 → MAVSSSLILSPLHFNFIANNKDINKNLSFLSANPLIFNISSKPTNINKGSSIVLCSYKSGSGLTAEDKRVLRERYGFDPNEYISEAKNERIKEGKKQGKGKEVVAEEEAKVHRTTHKLLQVLGGKAKRKKLLSPKGMDVRPMMEVVKGAAFDILQAADGCPASLRPGRWLDLYSGTGSVGIEAISRGCSEAHFVEMDPWVVSNVLRPNLEWTGFLDASVIHPVRVETFLEQADRFAGNGPFDYISVTPPYTQVDYGMLMSQISKSPLVGENTFIVVEYPLRTDMLDSCGCLVKIKDRRFGRTHLAIYGPKWAQKKRKSDKTLQNTT, encoded by the exons ATGGCTGTTTCATCCTCTCTAATTCTCTCTCCATTACACTTCAACTTCATCGCTAACAACAAAGACATCAACAAAAACCTCTCTTTTCTATCTGCAAATCCTCTTATCTTCAACATCTCCTCCAAACCCACCAACATCAATAAGGGCTCCTCCATTGTCCTCTGTTCTTACA AATCTGGAAGTGGTTTGACAGCTGAAGACAAGCGAGTTTTGCGTGAAAGATATGGTTTTGATCCCAATGAGTACATCTCTGAGGCAAAg AATGAAAGGATAAAGGAAGGGAAAAAgcaaggaaaaggaaaggaagtAGTAGCAGAGGAGGAAGCTAAGGTCCATAGAACCACTCATAAGTTGCTTCAG GTTCTCGGAGGAAAGGCTAAAAGAAAGAAGTTGCTCTCACCTAAAGGCATGGATGTTAGACCAATGATGGAAGTTGTAAAAGGTGCTGCCTTTGATATACTGCAG GCAGCTGATGGCTGTCCTGCCTCTTTACGCCCGGGTCGCTGGTTAGACCTTTACAGTGGTACAGGCTCTGTCGGTATTGAAGCTATCAGCCGAGGATGTTCTGAG GCGCATTTTGTTGAGATGGATCCTTGGGTTGTTTCAAATGTTCTGCGACCAAACCTGGAATGGACTGGATTTCTTGATGCCTCAGTTATACATCCTGTTCGTGTCGAAACTTTCTTAGAACAGGCAGACCGATTTGCAG gtAATGGACCATTTGATTACATTAGTGTAACACCTCCATACACACAAGTTGATTATGGAATGCTAATGTCTCAAATTTCGAAGTCACCTCTTGTTGGAGAAAACACCTTTATT GTAGTGGAATATCCTTTGAGGACGGACATGCTGGATTCCTGTGGATGCCTTGTAAAG ATCAAGGATAGAAGATTTGGTCGGACACATTTAGCAATATATGGACCCAAATGGGcacagaagaaaagaaaatctgaCAAGACCCTTCAAAATACAACATAG